gattaactgtggtctactataaactcataaggaagaaataccaTGTTGTATGCTCATTTATTTcgaattaaacttggtatccttcataagaaccattgttgtcgacatttattcatcctttttggagaagtaaaacaacattattaattgtggtaaattctATCtaggagtaaaagtgcatcttttaaatttccatttttcaaGTTCATCTATGGTTCATTGTCCTCATTTCCTACGCTCTATAACATGTGTGTGATTTTATGGATTAggtaatttattaaatgttttggtatgttttgtttgtttattcaatgcTGTGGTCAGTTATTAAACCAGTCTCGTTTTGAGGTTAAAGTTCCAGCTGTCATGGATGGGACCGAGTAATGTAACCTATTCGAGACGTTGTTGATCGCTAGCATGAAGACTACTGGGATGTGCATCGTTTGATGAAAGCCAATTTGAGCGGTTTCCAGAAATTCCATATCCATGCTTTCGAGTATTTTTTACACTGCTTCACTGTGACCAGTGGCGTATTAAATGCTACCACCTTAGGCAGACTGGCATTATCTGAGCCTGTGTACTGTGATCGAATGTCTAAACTGTTCTAATTTGACCCAAAAAACGCAGTACGGAGATACCCGATGACCGGTTACCTATTTGGAATAATTACCGTAAGTGCATTGGCATAAACCGAGCCTGTACACTATGTATACATAAATGGactgatatattttttagaatGCCTTGCCCGTAGAACTTCCGTGAATATTGCAGCATATAGGCATATATGTATTGTCCTGGCAGTGTTTCCAAATGTCTAATTACttacatttgtaactattgaCCGCGGGCTGAAAAAATAGGGGATAGTGTGGTAGAACAAGGGTATTAAAACGCTACTCTTTACCATCACCCATCAACAGCAGGGATCTCTGCCATgattatcatgtttttttatattgtgaaCACCATACGGGGGCTTATAGGAGGCCGCATTGAACACTGGATATTTTCCATGAAAGCATTGTAAGCTGAAACGGTGAGAAACCCGGGATTTTACAACGGATGTGCTTTAACAAGCttgtctttgaaatatatgaatTACAACTAGAAAAGAAGTTAAgctattttcaaattaaacatgattgCATTAATAATATGATATCATTTGGCTCGATACATACTATCGATAATCAAAATTATGGCATTAAACAATGAAGAGCAATACCAAAACCCACGAACTTCACAGATCACGTCCCATCGTTGGAAAAATTCGAGGAGAGAAATCGAAAAGATTTTAAGTGACAATAACAAACGGCCCCTTTTTAGTCTCTACTTAACCTCAGTTTGCATTTTTAGGATAAGCGTACATACAAACGAGCTCCTTGTTCCCAGGATCCATACAGACGAGCCATTTGTTTCAGCAGAAATGCAAACGAGCTCCTTGTTTTCAGAATCTAAACAGACGAGCTTCTTGATTTCAGCATTCATGCGAATGAGCCCTTTTggattaattgtttgtttaaatcttGGTAGTGTATACAAATATGAGGTGTAACACTTAAAATTCAATACAATACCTGCAAACAGGTATAACAGGAACATcactattattataattaagtCGGTATGCTTTGCATCCAATTGGAATGTATACGACTTTCGTTTAGAATATAAAATCAGCACCCTGCAAATATGCTATctgaatatatttcaatatacttTACTTATAGGAAGGGCTCACGGCTGCAGCAAAATACCAAGAATTCGCAAAAAGTCCTATGTATGACTTTAAGACAAAAACAGTGCCCATCAGTAAGAGTTCAAATTGCAAATTTGGAAAGAAGGAATAAATATACCACTGGTTGTTAAAGGGACTCTTTCAGGTTTTATAACGTCTCTTATAATGAAATGTGAACGAGTCACTTTAAAacttacaatatatttaaattatacaaaccgTGATGCTGATTTGagcatttgtttgatacttAGTgctcattgaaatataaaagcAACGTCCTGTTAAATACACTAGGGCCGAAGCCGGGCGAAGGGGTTATTATGCGGTTGCAAAATCAGtacaaataatgaatataaagtGAGTACGTTCAATTGAACCTGGTGTATTGCATTCCACACGTGTAATATCCCGAACCAATGATAGGTCAATCTTCAACTATGTGTTTATTATCAGTGAATAGTGGcatgatttgtcatttttacctttaaacCCAGTGTAGCGTTTTAATTACTTCTCACAAATAACATCGTGTTCcttgtttaaatgtatgcaTAAGCCGTGATAAGAAGTACAACACTTAAAGTTAAATTTGACATACTATTCATATAGCagtcaaaaacaaataagtggGCATACAGACAAGCTACAGCAGGAATATGACTTGATTATAAAGAACACGAACTATGTTGTTTAATCCACGATCCATACTTAGAATGAGCGTGCACGACTACAAAATAATAACTCATATCTTTATTCCAAAATAGTTTggtgaaacaaatgaaatatagaaCTACGCATAACACCCTATAGCGAAACAAATTGATGGAGCTTTCCCTAAGATAATATTGTTAAACACAAGCATTTGTTTCAATTGAAGAGTCTAAGCTCCTTCGTTTGTATATCTCTATTTAGAACACACCACACATGTTAACGCCTTGTTCTCGCTATATGGAGGACACTTCAACGAGCCACATATAGCTTGAGCAAAGTAAAACAGGGCACCATTAGGGTTACTACTATCACTTCCTTCAGCCTTTTCAGGGTTACCGTCCATGCAAACGAGTTCCTTGTTCCCTTCATGGCCGTAATAAGACGACATCAAGTAGCCAGAGTACTCGGTGTGCCATCCGCTATAACAGACATTCCTTGCTGGGATCATGACAACGCTTCTTCCTACAACGCGGCATACAGCACATGGAACGTCTTCTTCGTATAAATTCGTGTGAAACGTTGCATACACGGTTTCATACTCTGCACCATAAACCGTGCTTACGGAACTCGATTTTCGTCCATCGCAATCAAAGATTGGGTCCTTTGGCAGACAAATGTAGTTACTACTCGCTCCTTTATCATTGAATTTTCCGCCACCAGCAAACCCTTCGTACACCAGTTCCGTGGTTCCAGGGCATGACCGCCGACCCCATCTCGTGTATATTCCACTGCTCATGACTTCTACTGATTTGAGTGGTTCTATTTCACTCTGCAGCTCTTGCACTTTGTTTGTCAGGCCTTAAATAGAGAAAAATGAGTTATTAATGATGTATAGGTGATGGTATAGGTAGTTGTAATAAagttatgtatacaaaaatTTATACTGTTAACATTATGAGTCTGATTTCGTCAAACAACgccttttttcaaaaattaaaatctaGTTTACCTGAAATCGTCTGAATACTTTCTTCCACATTGTCCGTTGTCTTCTTCAATGATTCATCAATCGCGTCCATCTTAATTTCCGATCTGATCACTTTCTATAGCAGCTTTTCCTCGTAGTGAAACCTCGAACACTCAGGCTCCCGCGCAAAGCAAACGGCTGCAAATTGCATTGccaacaaaataacaaataatttctTCATTCCTGCTAGGATCTGTAAATCTTTATTTCGATGCTAGCGTGGGTACAACTAACGGCTTATTGTCATGATATGCCACCTTTCAAAGCCAAAATAATGTtatgtctttaaatatttaatatttgacatCTCGTTTCGTTGCATTAagtgtttttgattttttgtttggtgACCACTCTAGCTTGTATACTctttacaatttgtttaaatccGTTTTATTTGCAAACCTTTTAATGagatgattaaaaaatataattataccatTGGCTGTGAAAGTACGCTTTCAATGTTTAAAGAGTAATTCATGTGAAACTttgatttcatataaaatgtgaatTGACAATTTGCTTGTAGGTTgcaaaaataagtttaattaaGTGCTCTTGAATATGCTcaatacaaaaatgcaaatatttacaatgcaacctaaagttttaaatatttaatagaaaTCATGCTACCTTAAGCAAGTTCATTATGTCAGCGAAACAGTTTTCAAAAGTAGTGTCTTAAAATTAGCAGTTGAAATTTATGACTATACCCTTGGGAATCGTAATATTACTTATGCAATTAAACACTTatttgcaatcaatttaaagttaGTAATACATTActaaatattttctattattctaaatttaacgaactacttctactgatgtaccggcatacatggTTTTGTGCAATTTAGATTTAAtagtaaatgttttgttcagACCTACGAACATGTACTATttagttattttgtatttgttccatgttatttgtttatatgtattattttacaacTCTTATATTCATAGTTAAGCCATGAATTCAAATATACCTTGAAACCTTGAAACCAATATCggttgtttgtttacatttgagtTTTACACATTGTAAACGTTTGTATGCTCATATGTACGTGACAGAGGGCAAACAGCAgataattatttgaatgatcAATGATGGCTATAGCAGGAATGCGAAGCAGTGGCCCctgctcttttaggagctgtaaATAAACAGAGCCAAAGTCATTTTCAAGAAAGAGACAAAGAGCGGAAAAAATTATACAAAGTAAGTATGACTTGTCTTTTATCTAATATAACAATCATTATGGGCGAAATGCAGTGGCATATACATATgtcttcacacgtatttcggttattttgtgAACAACCTGTTTAAGAAGTAGTAAGAATGTTATCCCAtgaaatacatgcatgtttacaaacgaattAGAATGTTTTCATCAATCATCTGCTGATTGCACTTAAGAACCATACAATTAAGGTAAAACTAGTAATCTCGAGTGCCTTTCTTTTGTCGGGAATGAACAAGACCGACTGTTCATCagattaaaaatgtatatactccttttctgggttgagctgaAGCAAAATCCAAAAAGGTTGGAGGCTGAGCAAATACGCTGCTTAATAACTGCGAACAATTCGGCATATTTGGATTGTTGTGTTTACATACAGTCCAAGATATAGTTGCATTCTTTAAAGTATCGATATATTTGTGAGTATTTAATTGCAGTTCAGCTGATAATTGGGGCAACAATCTCAGAAATGTCGATGGGGTTGAATATTCCTATCCCAACATctatatagagaatactaggtaaGTGCCGTGGATGAAAGAAGCTTATCTGGCAAGACGGAGGAATTTATCAGGTGAGCTGAAGGCGAACCCAATAAACTCCGTAGGTGAGCCATATAAGGTTTCTTCATCCACGGCACttacctagtattctatttattttgttcctttgtttgttaaaacacgataaattaacacaaattgtacaagtacttttttttaaaaagggggGCAACTGTTTTTCCCCTGTTGACATCGGCACACTAGGTACCCATGTTAAAATGTGCCCAAAAATAGTTCTCAATTTTTTTTCCCCAATACGCTTATAGTCAAATTCATTGTATtgtaatacgtcaatatcagtccaaactataaaatattttaaaagtgcataaacatgaatcagtcaccaaacattttctaatgatgtaacaattattccgcagaTCACAGACTACACAGATCATGGTTCAAggtcacgagtgtttacaaacaatcgccacaCTTTGAATACATCTTAttcataatgatattaaataattaagctTGGATTTTCAGATTTCCACCTGCAACAGAGAATTCATTTCCGTTgaaagtgagattttgtcattcaccacagaaatggaattatCAATCGTTGGATGCTGCACAATCAGATTTCAGCATTTCCGGGTTGGGTAAGTGCAAATGTGATTTTCTTGCCGATTTTCTTGTCAGTATCATTAGTATGCAAAGTGAAAAGTGAAGTGCAAAATTTCCTGGGCGAGTGACTGCTTAGGTTGATTGTTGGGGGACTATGGTTAAGATACTTAAGCATTTTTGTGCGTTTTCtcagacattttaaaacagaaaataagtcagttttcgcggtcacataaCCAACTGACTGTATATacacatcacgtggtctactatcctaatgAACTGAAATTTACActgcaccttgttattggactgATATGTAttcaagtgacaggataaataaCCATATGGATTCTTTTTCTAGGCCAGTTTTGAACtccaaacaaaaatacaaaaaaatattaaatgcgtTGGGTGATATAAGAAGTAGTAAATAGACGAAAATTTGTCGACTAAATGCTAAATTCTATCAATTCTGAAACTGACCGCTAGTACATCGATCGGATTGATGCTTTTTAGTGTTACTTTTTTGAACACTTGATTAATATTTGGTACTCTATACAAGTTGTGTAGATGTACACTATTTACCGACATTTAACGCAAGCTTGGCCTAGTTTCAGCGGAAACATTTGTGTGTTCTTATCAAAGTCCGTTGGTGCCTAGACCATACAAGGAGAAAACTAGCAGTTTGACTTATCTACCGGCGCCTATACTCTGACTAAATGGATACTTAAATGCAGGCGTAATACGGCATCAGTTAGCAAAAGTATTAAGCCACTTAACATGCTAGAAATTGTATATGGGTTTGATTATGGTACCTGATGATATAGCCACAAAGCCAAAGTTAAAACGAATCTCTTACTGTTGCATGTATTATGTGTACTTTTAATTTTAGTAAAAGTTAGCTGAAAAATGTTGGAAATGTTCTTCTTCCGTTCGTAAAAATGCATGCGTTTCATGGTTGAATCAATCTGACTTTTCCATAAacagtattttacaaaataattgaagtacgtgtgaatattaaacatattcatatggcactgcattccccgatttctcaaatatgccttcataattgtgatattcgGTAAAACAAAGAGTTAAACTTACGTGTTATCATTATTTCTTCTCTTTTCCTCTAGCTTGGAAATACCGTCGGCCCTTTTTTCTACACAACTTCTTAAAGAGTAGAAGTCACTGTTTGGCACTCGTGTTCAGAGCGGCTGAGGTAtctaaagttattgaaggaTTAAACCTGCGATATCCATGTTTAtggagatatttttttaaattatggcactatttaaaacaaacatcgtAGTCTAGAATGCTTAATTTTAACAGTCAGTATGATCAGGCACACATATCAGACATTTAGGATTGAGGGCTTTTGTTACTGAGAATTTGGCATTTTGGCATTGGTAAAAGGACGTATGAACAATGTTGAAGATATAAACAGTATGTTGGCAACCTATAGCCGAACATTAATTACTAATATTATATTGACAATGTTTGTATCTTCCAAAAAATAAGGTCGACCCCTGCAGTAAGTCACGAAAGTCAAACACCAAGAGAGTAAATTGACTTCATTAATGTGCAATTCGGTTGGAGAGCAAAATCGGGCTaagtttcatttattgtatttttttattaatgatttaatttcatataatgtATAACCAATGTCATGTCaggtgtttgtttatttattatttgttgtagTTGAGAAGATGATGTtttttgtacaagtcttaataaaacatctgttctgttctgtttattttgttccAGCTGCTTGTGTCTCGTTAAAACAATCTCCGTATAGCGAGAACCAAGTAATGGCCtattcttttgaaaaacaaGTCATTTGATATGTGATTTAAATTGTAAGTTACAATACACAATACAGGATAAATTGCAATGTTTTGTTGTCTGGTCCTGTTCATTTGGCCTGCCTCTGTGTTTAAACATTCGCAAGAACCCGAAGGCATAGCGACAGTTATTCAGACTATAATTTCGCAAAACGTGCTGATCGACCCTTGGCAAACGAGCACAGGTTTCAagagttaaccgtctctggttttTCCTGGCCGGTCGGTGGTACATTGTAGGACTTTTGTAGCCAATGCTTATTTTAGTGCTAAAATgtacttgttttacatatattacATGTGTTATTCTTTGTCGGCTGCATGTCATCACTCAATAAACTGCCGGTCTGGTATTGCATATATGAGTTGCTGGTTTTAGTAAAAACGAAGTAAACCAAAGACTCAACATCTTAACCACTTTACCACCTGGACTTTCTTAATGGTATGAGATATTTCGCCatgcattgataacatcacgtggaaatatcaatcaaattatTATGCTACAACAAAGCTTTTTCCTTTATTCGAAAATTGTAGTCTTCAAAAACGAGCAAGTATCACCATTTGCTGAtaggttccagcttttggtatcttagttttaacactcctaatgatttgctaCACTTTTTTTTCGCCAAATACAAAacagtgcattttacaaaagcATGGGGTATTACCAATCTGCAagcaacatttattgataagttttcaTTCGAAAATACTTGCaccacatttattttagaaatagggtcttaatttctttattcgattttattgaaattgttcaGTATTTCTCTAGTCATTGCTCAAGTCTATTCCGGTAACAACTCAGGTACTGTTTGTAAAGCGCTATGCTCCGCCCACTTATCTACCTCATTAGCATATAGCGAGTCAGTGGTCCAGTTCGGAATTTCGTTGGTATTTCCTAAACCTTTCTTTTTAGTCAAGCATCGTGTTGACTTCGGGAATTTATCAGACATGACACTATATGAGACTCTTTCATAGTTATATACtcactattattatttttctctaTTAATCCAATGCTAAGTGTCACTGGGGCTTTAACTGATGCCAACTATGCGCAACGGTTTTAATGAGGTATAATATTATAACTCTTAACATGTAATCAGCCGAAGCTGgcctaaataaaataatatttcataagaaaatatgtttcttcAAGTTGTAATAAATTCAATGGAAATATAGTGTACTTGCAATGTATCACatcttacaatatatttttcgaGAATTGTTAAACAAGTTTAGTGTGCCTTCTcaaaatgtatatgtgtgttccattgtttatatttgtttttgtaaatattgtgttttgtcttcatgggCCACATGGCTTATTGCAATTGatgttaatttatattcatGTGCACGAGAAGTTTCTTATATCGTAAGTGTGACAGAAAAATTCAAAACGACACAATGTTTACTGCTCACACTCCCTCAGGCTACTGAATAGTTTCTCGTGAGTTTTTTCGTTTGTATACAATATCGCAATGTGGTTAGATAGCGCTTTATTTTGAAGCATTTCTTAATTCTGAACAAGCAAATGATTCGCAAATACTTATTCCGTCCGAAAATGTACGAAACACCAATCAATATTCCGTTTGTGTATGACGTTAAAACCACGTGCTATGAACaccgttttatttaaaataatatatttgatgcAGAGCAATTGCCTTTCATTATATAACGTCAACAATTACAGCGACAACTCCCAggcctctaatgtgtttcatttCCGGCAACCAATATTTTTACTCCTATTAGCCCTCAATACAACCTTCGAAGCGTTCAAAACCCAATTCTTAACGCGTCGACTTTAGCAGAAAACCATTCATCTTTGGAAGAGATGAACATTATCACCAAGTATTCAGGGACAAATACATCGCCAACACACTTGCTGGGTCAAAAGGAATCACAAACAGGTGAGATGTAAGAATTATCACTTAAAAGGTGGGTGTCAGTTTTATCCAAGCGATGTGAATTGGCAGACGTTTGTTTCCAGACTCTGTCTTCCAACGGCTAAACAGAAGAGATACGAGAAAGCCAGAAGATGGGAACTAACAATTATCACATAATAAGTTAGTGTCCTACGTCCCAGCGATGTGATTTGTCTGATATTCCCTTCTAGACTAGTCACTACCACTTAACAACTAATGAGTCCGCCCAGTGAACATAGCAAGGCTGactaatgtgtttgtttatttgagtttatcaaggtatATGTCCTCGCCGATTGGCTGCATGATGACTTGACCCCGCCATCACGCCATCAtgacttaaattttgttaaaatgccataaattaCATGAGATTTAAGTGACTGTAATTCGCAGTCGTATCCATATTTAACTAGACTTAAGAACCCTAGATATAAGATACCCGGGGCAATACTCAGTGCGATACTGATATTATATTTGAACGCTTTTCGGTTTTAACACGGCAGGTGTTTCAATCAGCCACATTTTGCAACCGAAGCAAAAGCTATTCCACTGAGCTATCGGAGCGCTGACTGACTGAGTTTGGTtgtgtgtaagcttattcaTTCTCGCACATGGGCAAAGTCCAATCGGCGAGTGCTCCTCCGAcaagattgttagtcatattaggtttttggagcaaagtGCATAGACAGAATTTAATCCTGGTTAGAGCTATCCTGGTTCTTTAACGCGCACCAGTGTATAGTACCATCACACGgaacccccatttaacgtctcTCCAGAAGACCATAAGTAATTTTAGTATTGCGGCGGGGAACTGAGCCTTTGACCCCTATTGACCCCTTGATTGACTGTGTTTACAATATACGAAGGATCCGCCCCCTGACCTATCATGACCTGCGCTGAGTATTTGTAAAAGTGCAAGGCATTATTGGGAATTGAATCTTTGAATAGAAAATGTGAATTTGTGACTCCCACATAGCTCTGTATAATAACTATTGACGGTTAGGCttcaccaaattaataacttgttaaTCGGATTTCCTGtacctatttcttcagaaaatcaaaacaaaatcacttGCCCGCATCACCTAAAAAAATGAGTTATTATTTTTACGAGCGCTTATTTGTTCAGTGGAATGTAGCCTTTTTCCTTGCACATAACCGAGTTTTTCGATCGTCACAATTACCAAAACACCGGCTAGTCTCAATCATTCAGCCCCTCTGATCAGATTTAATGACGTCAACACGGATCACAATGAACGATAAAGACCCGGATGCAAGCGTCTAGACGATCAAGACTTATCACCGgctaaaacagttatttaacttcctgattcttgaaaaatacgtaaacaaatgacaattctatgACCTGTCACCActaaatatttgatcaaattttggacaaatgtgtttgtttaaatttggcTTCCGCTGAAAGTaaactgggcaagaagtgctgaatttcacCGTGAATGACAGTTggtgattatccaaagtttgaatttgatttgGGCATGTCTAACGTGAATTCGGATGACCGTTACAGTGAAAAGACAGGTTCCAATCGGTCATCTATACCTACTACACCGGTCCAGGTAGAAATTTCAGGTATGTATAAATCtggcgctggctggaattttTTGTGACATATTTGGTGCCAAAATGGTCAGCAGTACAGTGTAGGTTTTTGTAAATTCTCTACCCGAACTTAGAGGGCTACCAAGGCCAATCGTGTAGTCATTGTAAAAGTGATAGCTGTACTTTATATTAgattgcaaatgcctatattcattttgtgagttatttctAAGTCACCTTGTCTGGTCATTTCCATGGCATAAGATATGACAATTTACCTAAATAGATAATTTTTTTAACCTAGTTTTCCAAAGaaaaagtggaaaacctaggttaatagaataattatttttggtatGTCATTGGGCAGGCAtgtccaggctttaacttagccatgcatagtgtattttgataaaaaaaaatacaaaaatgttaaaaaactggaaaactgtggttttgagttctctcatttattaaatagtttaaagaaatactttgcttgatctcaaatagcatttgtttgatctcaaaactaatatttgtatataattatcttGTAGTGCTATCATTCTTTCACTAgatgttatccttgtactgttaacattatcattatttcgTTAGTAAGTGAATAAAACGTGATcaaaagtgagttaaatgactatatatatttgttcgctcttcgctcgctcctcttttttgctaaatgcaaaacaaatatttttattattatttcgctcgctcgccccatttttttttggaaaaaaatccgatgaacaagttatcaatttggtgagGCCTTAGGTACATTTTATAATGTGATCTCaatctttaatgttaaaaactcAGGTCGTCATTCTAATGCcatattttgaaagtatttgcAAAGTTTGGTCTACATCTGTCCGTATTCAAAAGTTAACATTTTAGTGCAAtctaattatacaaatatttattttactgactATATCATTATAGGGTTGATAAacctttttgaggtcgttaccatctgcaaaggcccgcaaaatggtttacagtcCGAGTGCGTAGcacgtttgtgtttaaaaaaacctgttaaatgtcacgaaaatgcaaaaacagtaaGTTCAAAGTAACCTCCATAACATGTGCTTGTGTGACTTCATGAGtgatgtaaaacaaaaagccggtcattaacggcacttaatttactgaataatgcacgttttctaccgataacgctcgggtttttttttgcgttttaacacaACACGATATTGGAccgaaaacatacattttatgcaatattgtCTTAAAACGACAAAAGGTTAA
This genomic stretch from Mya arenaria isolate MELC-2E11 chromosome 10, ASM2691426v1 harbors:
- the LOC128204527 gene encoding uncharacterized protein LOC128204527, coding for MDAIDESLKKTTDNVEESIQTISGLTNKVQELQSEIEPLKSVEVMSSGIYTRWGRRSCPGTTELVYEGFAGGGKFNDKGASSNYICLPKDPIFDCDGRKSSSVSTVYGAEYETVYATFHTNLYEEDVPCAVCRVVGRSVVMIPARNVCYSGWHTEYSGYLMSSYYGHEGNKELVCMDGNPEKAEGSDSSNPNGALFYFAQAICGSLKCPPYSENKALTCVVCSK